In Segatella copri, the DNA window ATCTGCCAATGGTACTGAGATGCATCTGTTTCGTGCTCATCGTCTGTGCGATGGCTCGTCCGCAGACGCATACGGCTTGGGACAACAAGACGGTAGAAGGCATTGACATTATGTTGGCAATGGACGTTTCCACCTCTATGCTTGCCGAAGATTTGAGACCAAACCGTATGGAAGCGGCTAAGGATGTGGCTACAGAATTCATCTCGGGAAGACCGAACGACAACATCGGTCTGACTATCTTTGCCGGTGAAGCCTTCACCCAGTGCCCGATGACAACCGATCATGCCAGTCTGTTGCGCCTCTTGCAGGCAACCCGAACGGATATTGCCGCCCGGGGACTGATTGACGATGGAACTGCAGTGGGAATGGGACTGGCCAATGCCGTGAGCCGCCTGAAGGATTCTAAGTCAAAATCGAAGGTTGTGATTCTTCTTACCGACGGCAGTAACAACATGGGTGAAATCTCGCCTATGACCGCAGCAGAGATTGCCAAGAGCTACGGAATCCGCGTTTACACCATCGGTGTAGGAACCAACAAGGTGGCTCCTTATCCAATGCCTGTGGCAGGAGGAGTACAGTACGTCAACATTCCGGTAGAGATAGATACGAAGACGCTGAGCGATATTGCTCAGACAACCGATGGTAACTTCTATCGCGCTACGAACAATAATGAGCTGAAGAAGATTTACAGGGACATTGATAAACTGGAGAAAACCAAGTTTAATGTCAAGCACTTTGCTAAGCGCTATGAAGCTTATCAGCCATTCGCCTTGGCAGCTCTCCTGGTATTGCTGGTAGAAATCCTACTCCGCATCACCTGGTTCAGAAGAATTCCGTAATCCGGATACTGGGCCATTACTGATTATCGGAGATATTTCGCTATCTTTCGGAGATATTCTGCTATCTTTCGGAGATATTTTACCAGTTATCGGAGATATTTTACTGATTATCGGATAATCGAATAGAAGATATAATTAGAATAGAAAATGTTAAGATTTGAAGATCCTATATTTCTCTGGCTGTTGTGGATTATACCAGTACTGATTCTCATCAGACTGATAGGATGGAGAAGAAGAAAGGCTAAACTGAAGAAGCTCGGTGATCCGGAACTTCTGAAACAGCTCATGCCCAACATCTCCAAATATCGCCCTACAGTTAAGTTT includes these proteins:
- a CDS encoding vWA domain-containing protein — protein: MEFASKGYFLLLLLLIPYILWYFLYRKKNAPTMRMSDTKKYQYAPKSLRVRLIHLPMVLRCICFVLIVCAMARPQTHTAWDNKTVEGIDIMLAMDVSTSMLAEDLRPNRMEAAKDVATEFISGRPNDNIGLTIFAGEAFTQCPMTTDHASLLRLLQATRTDIAARGLIDDGTAVGMGLANAVSRLKDSKSKSKVVILLTDGSNNMGEISPMTAAEIAKSYGIRVYTIGVGTNKVAPYPMPVAGGVQYVNIPVEIDTKTLSDIAQTTDGNFYRATNNNELKKIYRDIDKLEKTKFNVKHFAKRYEAYQPFALAALLVLLVEILLRITWFRRIP